In Paenibacillus sonchi, a single genomic region encodes these proteins:
- a CDS encoding C39 family peptidase has translation MDPFTAKLLSKIALKIASDEQARKRMLMLILVPAATLLVLIAMVLQLLTSPLESLKIWLSADETPIVNEMRIDYGFTQILQNNDEGYVESQGQQYEGVTFKDGSREVVYYNQMDSRWADKPYGPRDTIGVSGCGPTSLSIVVSTLTSKRIDPVSMAKWAYDNGYLAEGTGSYHSLIPDGAQHFGLNVQGAAQKDKQTIINALSSGKLVVAIMGKGHFTSSGHFMVLRGVTTEGKILVADPASRKRSEQAWDFSIILNEARENAAAGGPFWIISGKEN, from the coding sequence TTGGATCCCTTCACCGCGAAGTTACTTTCCAAAATAGCCCTGAAAATCGCTTCCGACGAACAAGCTCGCAAACGAATGTTGATGCTGATTTTAGTTCCGGCAGCCACCTTGTTAGTTCTCATCGCTATGGTTCTACAACTGCTTACCTCCCCCTTAGAGTCACTCAAAATATGGCTCTCGGCAGATGAAACTCCCATTGTAAATGAAATGCGTATCGACTATGGCTTCACCCAAATTCTACAAAATAACGACGAAGGATATGTGGAAAGTCAGGGACAGCAATATGAGGGAGTAACGTTTAAGGATGGAAGTCGTGAGGTTGTCTACTACAACCAAATGGACTCCCGTTGGGCAGATAAACCTTATGGTCCTAGGGATACCATTGGAGTATCCGGTTGCGGTCCAACTTCCTTATCAATTGTCGTTTCGACCCTCACGAGTAAAAGGATCGATCCAGTCTCTATGGCTAAGTGGGCCTATGACAATGGTTATTTGGCAGAAGGAACCGGTAGCTACCATAGCTTGATTCCTGATGGTGCACAGCATTTTGGTTTGAATGTGCAAGGGGCTGCTCAAAAAGACAAGCAAACCATCATTAATGCCTTATCCAGTGGAAAACTCGTTGTTGCCATTATGGGTAAAGGTCACTTCACTTCCTCTGGTCATTTCATGGTACTTCGAGGCGTCACCACAGAAGGCAAAATTCTTGTCGCTGATCCAGCCAGTCGAAAGCGAAGCGAGCAGGCATGGGATTTCTCCATTATTTTGAATGAAGCCCGAGAGAATGCAGCAGCAGGTGGCCCCTTCTGGATCATAAGCGGAAAGGAGAACTGA
- a CDS encoding VirB4 family type IV secretion system protein produces MKPTSPSLSVNPSLLNAITPMGLEFSRNGLVIGEQTAKMYGVIQYPPKADVGWLSTLTNMPSTMVSIGFQPIDNSALISAISKSITQNRSMADSAKDPLTRQRADKAATDGENIMMQIDQNGETVGLMNVMVMPFAEDDKQFTRACRRVENTLSMMRCKIRNLAHLQKEGFRHLSPMYPAQDQIGDILNKIMPMSTFIGGFPFASSGFNDGTGYYFAKDASGGLVIVDTWKRGGDRTNSNIVIMGVAGVGKSTAVKHVALSEYMKGTKIIFIDPESEYKELCQRLNGDWINAGGGSNGRINPLQIRPAPRDEEDEDFPLYKDEGNGMSDMALHLKNLEIFFNLYIPDLTMMQKAVLKQCLIELYNQFLITWTTDITKLASTDFPTFSDLYALIDGKEKKLGDDVYKELSLLLHDIAHGGDSFLWNGHSTIQTHSRCICLDTHTLQNTSENIKRTQYFNLLSWCWEQMSQDRTERVLLICDECYLMIDPNVPQSLVFLRNVEKRARKYEAGLVIISHSVVDFLAPEVKMYGQALLDIPCIKILMGTDGKNLQETRELYNLTDAEEELLASKKREHALLMIGSKRLHVHFDIPEYKFAYMGTAGGR; encoded by the coding sequence TTGAAACCCACATCTCCATCTTTATCTGTGAATCCTTCGCTTCTAAACGCAATCACTCCTATGGGCCTGGAGTTTTCTCGTAACGGCCTTGTGATTGGTGAACAAACAGCTAAAATGTATGGCGTCATTCAGTATCCTCCCAAAGCAGATGTCGGTTGGCTCTCCACTCTAACCAATATGCCATCTACCATGGTATCTATCGGTTTTCAACCTATAGACAATAGCGCCTTAATCTCTGCAATATCCAAATCCATTACACAAAATCGCAGCATGGCTGACAGTGCTAAAGATCCTCTAACCCGTCAACGAGCAGACAAGGCGGCTACGGACGGTGAGAATATTATGATGCAGATTGACCAAAACGGTGAAACGGTAGGTCTCATGAATGTAATGGTCATGCCATTTGCGGAAGATGATAAGCAGTTCACTCGCGCATGTAGACGTGTTGAAAACACCTTAAGTATGATGCGCTGCAAAATTCGCAACCTGGCCCATCTTCAAAAAGAGGGCTTTCGTCACCTATCCCCCATGTACCCTGCACAAGATCAAATTGGGGATATCTTAAATAAAATCATGCCAATGAGTACCTTCATTGGAGGCTTCCCTTTTGCAAGCTCTGGCTTCAACGACGGAACGGGTTATTATTTCGCTAAGGACGCTAGCGGCGGATTGGTCATCGTCGATACATGGAAACGTGGCGGCGACCGGACCAATTCAAACATCGTCATAATGGGCGTAGCCGGCGTAGGTAAATCTACAGCTGTAAAACATGTGGCACTTAGTGAATACATGAAGGGTACCAAAATTATTTTTATTGATCCAGAGTCGGAATATAAGGAGCTTTGCCAGAGGCTAAATGGCGACTGGATTAACGCCGGTGGTGGATCTAATGGTAGAATCAATCCTCTTCAAATTCGTCCAGCTCCACGCGATGAAGAGGATGAGGATTTTCCGCTTTATAAAGATGAAGGTAATGGTATGTCCGATATGGCTCTGCATCTTAAGAATCTAGAAATCTTCTTTAACCTCTATATTCCTGATCTTACAATGATGCAAAAAGCTGTTCTCAAGCAGTGCTTGATTGAGTTATATAATCAGTTTCTAATTACGTGGACCACAGATATTACGAAACTAGCCAGCACCGACTTCCCTACTTTTTCTGACCTCTACGCTCTGATTGATGGCAAGGAAAAGAAGCTTGGAGATGATGTGTATAAAGAATTGTCCCTACTGTTGCATGATATTGCACATGGTGGGGACTCTTTTTTATGGAATGGTCACAGCACGATCCAAACCCATAGCCGCTGCATTTGTTTGGACACCCATACTCTTCAAAATACTTCTGAGAATATCAAGCGAACTCAATACTTTAACCTCTTATCCTGGTGCTGGGAGCAAATGTCTCAGGACCGAACAGAGCGGGTTCTGCTGATTTGTGATGAGTGTTATTTAATGATCGACCCTAACGTCCCGCAGAGCCTAGTATTTTTACGAAATGTTGAGAAACGCGCTCGAAAATATGAAGCCGGATTGGTAATCATTTCTCATAGTGTTGTCGACTTTCTAGCACCTGAAGTCAAGATGTACGGGCAAGCGCTTTTGGATATTCCTTGTATCAAAATACTGATGGGTACAGACGGAAAAAACCTACAAGAAACACGAGAGCTTTACAACCTAACGGACGCGGAAGAAGAACTTCTGGCCAGCAAAAAGCGCGAGCATGCTTTGTTGATGATTGGCTCCAAGAGGCTGCATGTCCACTTTGATATCCCTGAATATAAGTTTGCTTATATGGGAACAGCAGGAGGACGATGA
- a CDS encoding transposase, producing MKLPLQELWTQPHILADVYLREWMGWARRSQLKPMVELSKTLKRHEEGILQWFHSRMTNGLLEGINGLIQAAKRKAWGYHNVQNLIAMVYMTANKLRLPTLAARRG from the coding sequence ATGAAGCTACCTCTTCAGGAACTCTGGACACAGCCTCATATTCTAGCCGATGTCTATTTACGGGAATGGATGGGCTGGGCTAGACGCTCCCAACTGAAACCTATGGTGGAATTGTCCAAAACCTTGAAGAGACACGAAGAGGGTATCCTGCAGTGGTTTCACAGTCGCATGACCAACGGCTTGCTTGAAGGGATAAACGGGCTGATCCAAGCGGCGAAGAGAAAGGCATGGGGCTACCATAATGTCCAAAACTTGATCGCGATGGTGTACATGACGGCGAACAAGCTTAGACTCCCAACGCTCGCAGCTCGTCGAGGATAG
- a CDS encoding transposase: MPYVEGEDRHLIYLLPNTLDDFVEEENPVRVIDAYVDSLVLDELGFQVYSGTQAGQKPYRREDLKLYLYCYMNGVRSSRKMETETKRNIELMWLVGKLQPDHGTLSAFMKNNQAAIKKLFKEFTLMLKGFGLIEGQLVAIDGTKLKANCSKKQHYNANIVSAKLEYIDGKIDAYLRDFLVEDNRQKKQEITEKLEVYQERMHKLQVIQQELKETGEKQLCVTDPDAKSMKNNGKHEVCFNVQTAVDSKYKLIVDCDTVNDVNDQGQLSNMVQKTKQVFVINKLQLWPIQAIITTLKSLTLSTKLPNS; encoded by the coding sequence ATGCCATATGTCGAAGGTGAAGATAGACATCTAATTTATTTACTGCCGAATACACTGGACGATTTTGTAGAAGAAGAGAACCCTGTCCGAGTCATCGATGCTTACGTCGATAGTTTGGTCCTGGATGAATTAGGGTTTCAGGTGTATTCAGGCACCCAAGCGGGACAAAAACCGTATCGCCGGGAAGATCTCAAGCTCTATCTTTACTGCTATATGAACGGCGTCCGTTCCTCTCGCAAGATGGAAACCGAAACGAAAAGAAACATTGAACTGATGTGGCTAGTTGGCAAGCTACAGCCGGACCATGGTACTTTATCTGCTTTCATGAAAAATAACCAAGCGGCTATAAAAAAGCTGTTTAAAGAGTTCACTTTAATGTTAAAAGGTTTCGGGTTAATCGAGGGTCAACTTGTCGCCATTGACGGCACGAAATTAAAGGCGAACTGCTCTAAAAAGCAACACTATAATGCCAATATTGTTAGTGCGAAGTTAGAGTATATCGATGGAAAAATCGATGCATATTTGCGTGATTTTCTAGTGGAGGACAATCGCCAAAAAAAACAGGAAATCACGGAAAAGTTAGAGGTCTATCAAGAGAGAATGCATAAGTTGCAGGTCATTCAACAAGAACTCAAGGAGACAGGTGAAAAACAGCTTTGTGTTACCGATCCGGATGCCAAATCCATGAAAAACAACGGAAAGCATGAAGTTTGTTTCAATGTTCAAACTGCGGTGGACAGTAAATATAAACTAATCGTGGACTGCGATACGGTCAATGATGTCAACGATCAAGGGCAGCTGTCCAATATGGTGCAGAAAACAAAGCAAGTTTTTGTGATCAACAAATTACAATTGTGGCCGATACAGGCTATTATAACTACCTTGAAATCATTGACGTTGTCGACAAAATTACCGAACTCTTAA
- a CDS encoding transposase, which yields MADTGYYNYLEIIDVVDKITELLIKPQKGKKDKVTSGFDKENFTYDAIKDKYTCPLSYELPFKWKGKQDGKEYKRSTCEAFEICGQKESCTSAKGGRSVTRLSDEEVIEQIAGNTRKQSKIYKQRGHIVEHPFGTIKRHWGYTYFLTRGLASVGTETNLICSPIISRE from the coding sequence GTGGCCGATACAGGCTATTATAACTACCTTGAAATCATTGACGTTGTCGACAAAATTACCGAACTCTTAATAAAGCCGCAAAAGGGAAAGAAAGACAAAGTGACAAGCGGATTTGATAAAGAGAACTTTACATATGATGCCATAAAAGATAAATATACCTGCCCGCTGAGTTATGAATTACCTTTCAAATGGAAAGGAAAACAAGATGGCAAAGAGTATAAGCGTTCTACTTGCGAAGCCTTCGAGATTTGCGGACAAAAAGAGTCCTGTACTTCTGCCAAAGGTGGAAGGTCGGTAACCAGACTTAGTGACGAAGAAGTGATCGAACAGATTGCCGGAAATACGCGTAAACAAAGTAAAATTTATAAGCAAAGAGGACACATCGTTGAGCACCCTTTCGGTACGATAAAACGTCACTGGGGCTATACATACTTTTTAACACGAGGGTTGGCATCAGTAGGTACTGAAACCAATTTGATTTGTTCGCCTATAATCTCAAGAGAATGA
- a CDS encoding NAD(P)H-dependent flavin oxidoreductase gives MNWNTRITELLEIQYPILQGGLAYLAYAELAAAVSNAGGFGQITAMSLPDALALRREIRRVRALTDKPFGVNFSIGMFRSDQLQMIQAGMEEEIPAVTISGGNPAPILEQLSSTPIHTLVLVSSRAQAQKAEQLGASAVIVVGHEGGGHVGRDEVGTIVLVPEVVDAVRIPVIASGGIGDGRGWMAAHALGAEGIQMGTRFIATRECRNASIVYKNALLESESSDTIVLKRSIGQPARALRSPLTEKIVNSEHTTPGQEAIKNEISGKANLRLIRDGSLEEGFGWAGQVAGLIKDVPTVSGLIERMIQEAENIRCKWGNLS, from the coding sequence ATGAATTGGAATACCAGAATAACCGAACTGCTGGAGATCCAGTATCCAATCCTTCAAGGCGGACTAGCATATCTGGCATATGCCGAACTTGCAGCTGCAGTTTCCAATGCCGGTGGTTTCGGCCAGATTACTGCGATGAGCCTCCCGGATGCACTGGCTTTAAGGAGGGAAATTCGGCGTGTACGAGCGTTAACCGACAAACCTTTTGGTGTTAATTTTTCCATTGGCATGTTTCGTAGTGACCAGTTGCAGATGATTCAAGCCGGCATGGAAGAGGAAATACCTGCGGTTACGATTTCAGGCGGTAATCCAGCACCTATATTGGAGCAGCTGAGTTCTACGCCGATTCATACCCTGGTGCTGGTCTCGTCCCGGGCACAAGCGCAAAAAGCAGAACAGCTTGGTGCTTCTGCGGTCATTGTTGTCGGACATGAGGGAGGCGGCCACGTCGGCCGTGACGAGGTAGGGACGATCGTGCTTGTTCCGGAAGTTGTCGATGCGGTTCGAATACCTGTCATCGCCTCGGGAGGAATCGGGGACGGCCGCGGCTGGATGGCTGCACACGCTCTCGGTGCTGAGGGAATCCAGATGGGGACGAGGTTTATCGCTACCCGCGAGTGCAGGAACGCTTCGATCGTCTATAAGAATGCGCTGCTCGAATCGGAATCCTCAGATACCATTGTACTCAAACGTTCCATAGGCCAGCCTGCCAGAGCGTTGCGGAGCCCCTTGACTGAGAAGATTGTGAATAGCGAGCATACCACTCCAGGGCAGGAAGCGATAAAAAACGAAATCAGTGGGAAAGCCAATTTACGCTTGATTCGTGATGGCTCCCTAGAAGAAGGATTCGGATGGGCAGGGCAAGTCGCTGGTTTGATTAAAGATGTTCCAACTGTCTCTGGCCTAATCGAACGAATGATTCAAGAGGCGGAAAATATAAGATGCAAATGGGGCAACCTGAGCTGA
- a CDS encoding energy-coupling factor transporter transmembrane component T family protein: MLSVLAFTLCCLTLRTFGGYVAATVLVGGQLLLSRVPVRMFFRGLQPILFILSFTFVYHLLVTQNGIETGAFVVWRILLLISLALVLTLTTKPLDLAKGLEQLFKPLSGWGVPVEAFALMLMIAIRFIPTIIQELDRILLAQKARGYDIKSAKGHRQVYAYLLLVVPLLITTIQRAEQLAMTIDARAYGNGKGRISYRVLKFSRMDYAAGGFMLAFVLLILYL, from the coding sequence CTGTTAAGCGTCCTTGCTTTCACACTTTGCTGTCTTACACTCCGCACATTTGGCGGATATGTCGCGGCGACTGTCCTGGTGGGAGGACAACTGCTGTTGTCCAGAGTTCCAGTTCGTATGTTTTTTAGAGGATTACAACCGATTCTTTTCATCTTGTCCTTTACCTTTGTCTATCATCTTTTAGTCACCCAAAACGGGATAGAAACCGGAGCCTTCGTTGTCTGGCGTATTCTATTGCTTATTTCGCTTGCTTTGGTCCTGACATTAACAACAAAACCGCTGGATCTGGCAAAAGGTCTGGAACAACTGTTTAAGCCGTTATCTGGCTGGGGGGTTCCGGTAGAAGCCTTTGCACTGATGCTAATGATTGCAATCCGCTTCATCCCAACGATTATCCAGGAACTGGACCGCATTCTTCTGGCACAAAAGGCCAGAGGATATGATATCAAGTCTGCTAAAGGTCATAGGCAGGTATATGCCTATTTGTTATTAGTGGTTCCGCTGCTCATAACGACGATTCAACGGGCGGAGCAGCTGGCTATGACGATTGATGCAAGGGCTTACGGGAACGGAAAGGGCCGCATTTCATATAGGGTCCTGAAATTTTCGCGAATGGATTATGCAGCCGGTGGATTTATGCTTGCATTTGTTCTACTGATCCTATACCTATAG
- a CDS encoding ATP-binding cassette domain-containing protein, giving the protein MAYELNDVSVRINGKEILQAVSCTLQEGKWISIIGQTGAGKSTFAQMIKGLIPFYRGKYTHNRQLLPRDGKGKMKIVPQIGYVFQYPEHQIFETTVYKELAFAPKMKGESPERLEEALKMVMGRMGLSEELLQENPFRLSGGLKRLVAIASVLFAEPELLILDEPTAGLDPVSRMALLKQLKAWQRENNRTVLFISHQLEDVAEYSDEVMIFKEGCLLVHLDANELFLKRTALMEQAGLPLPEPIQLLRIIEALSGRILEPVSCREEDIMQQVRLAWQSRGLQNEG; this is encoded by the coding sequence ATGGCCTATGAGTTGAATGACGTAAGTGTGAGGATAAACGGCAAAGAAATTCTGCAAGCGGTAAGCTGTACCCTTCAGGAAGGAAAATGGATTTCGATCATTGGCCAAACCGGAGCCGGAAAGTCTACCTTTGCTCAAATGATTAAAGGTTTGATTCCTTTCTATAGAGGCAAATATACGCATAATCGGCAGCTTCTGCCGAGGGACGGTAAAGGTAAAATGAAGATCGTTCCGCAAATCGGTTATGTATTTCAGTATCCAGAGCACCAGATTTTCGAAACGACGGTTTATAAAGAACTAGCCTTTGCTCCTAAAATGAAGGGGGAGTCACCAGAAAGGCTGGAGGAAGCCCTCAAGATGGTTATGGGACGGATGGGACTCTCCGAAGAGCTTCTCCAGGAGAACCCGTTCCGGCTTAGTGGGGGACTTAAGCGGCTTGTCGCTATCGCTTCCGTGCTGTTTGCAGAGCCTGAGCTGCTGATTCTCGATGAGCCGACGGCCGGTCTTGATCCTGTAAGTCGGATGGCGCTACTGAAGCAGCTCAAAGCATGGCAGAGGGAGAACAATCGGACGGTGCTGTTCATCTCTCATCAGCTCGAGGATGTTGCCGAATATTCGGACGAGGTGATGATCTTTAAAGAGGGGTGTTTATTGGTGCATTTGGATGCGAATGAACTTTTTTTGAAGCGTACAGCGCTCATGGAGCAAGCCGGACTGCCTTTGCCGGAGCCTATTCAGCTCCTAAGAATAATTGAGGCGTTATCCGGCCGGATTCTTGAGCCTGTAAGCTGTAGGGAAGAAGATATTATGCAGCAGGTGAGGTTGGCCTGGCAGTCAAGAGGTCTTCAAAATGAAGGATAA
- a CDS encoding energy-coupling factor transporter ATPase, translated as MLVFDQVDYHYQREHPVLHQLSFEIHQGEFISIIGGNGSGKSTLAKLMNGLLQPREGQVKLEHLNTLNPDDLGKIRELVGLVFQNPDDQFITTSVLDEVVFGLENLRVPRNEMTHRVKKALQAVHMEDYAKAMPHQLSGGQKQRVAIAAVVAMEPPIMIFDEATSMLDPQGRRDILDVMHTLHQQGLTIIHITHHMEEILSADRVLLLSKGKIAFDGPPSSLFSSVFMTEHQLTLPFAVRLHQALGLNAPLCADWKETIISLWPMS; from the coding sequence ATGCTTGTTTTTGATCAAGTTGATTATCATTACCAGCGGGAACATCCCGTTCTCCATCAGCTTAGCTTCGAAATTCACCAAGGTGAATTCATTTCCATCATTGGAGGGAACGGAAGCGGAAAATCCACGCTCGCCAAGTTAATGAACGGACTGCTGCAGCCAAGAGAAGGACAAGTAAAGCTGGAGCATTTGAATACCCTGAACCCTGATGATCTCGGGAAGATTCGTGAGCTGGTCGGATTGGTTTTTCAAAATCCTGACGATCAATTCATCACGACATCTGTTCTGGATGAAGTCGTCTTCGGACTAGAGAATTTGCGCGTACCCAGAAATGAAATGACCCATCGGGTGAAGAAGGCACTACAAGCCGTTCATATGGAAGATTATGCGAAAGCAATGCCGCATCAATTGTCAGGCGGTCAGAAACAGCGGGTTGCGATTGCGGCCGTTGTGGCGATGGAACCTCCCATTATGATTTTTGATGAAGCGACCTCCATGCTGGATCCGCAGGGGAGAAGAGACATCCTTGATGTGATGCATACCCTTCACCAGCAAGGCCTGACGATCATTCATATCACTCATCATATGGAAGAAATTCTTTCAGCTGATCGCGTTCTGCTTCTAAGCAAAGGAAAAATTGCTTTTGACGGACCACCATCCTCCTTGTTCAGCAGCGTATTCATGACCGAACATCAGCTCACTCTTCCTTTTGCGGTAAGACTGCATCAAGCGCTCGGGTTAAACGCCCCTTTGTGCGCGGACTGGAAGGAGACGATCATCAGCTTATGGCCTATGAGTTGA
- a CDS encoding SDR family NAD(P)-dependent oxidoreductase has product MKTVLITGATRGIGRSIALELGRCGYQVAVNGLHDERIRQVVEDIRRTGGRAEGFCASVADPAAVTAMMNEVIDKMGSMEILIHNAGIIKDRKCESMSDLEWQTVLDVHLNGAFYCIQRALSHLSQHEGDIVLMTSTAGLAGSTGQVNYSAAKAGLLGLLWTLADELKPKRIRVNGIAPAAVTDMTRPVIQHLKEKYAQRNEPFPDAWKLGEADDVARFVRALLDQQDPELTGKVFGINGRQVTHWQKPQPSAPVTSGPEDFFELWKQRKEHEEDACF; this is encoded by the coding sequence ATGAAAACTGTGCTGATTACTGGGGCAACCAGGGGGATCGGGCGCAGTATAGCTTTAGAGCTGGGGCGCTGCGGTTATCAGGTCGCCGTTAATGGCTTGCATGATGAGAGGATTAGGCAAGTAGTTGAGGATATTCGCCGGACAGGTGGCCGGGCGGAGGGATTCTGTGCCAGTGTCGCTGATCCCGCTGCGGTTACTGCGATGATGAACGAAGTGATCGATAAGATGGGTTCTATGGAGATTTTAATTCATAACGCCGGGATCATTAAGGACCGCAAATGCGAGTCCATGAGTGATCTAGAGTGGCAGACCGTATTGGACGTTCATTTGAACGGAGCTTTCTACTGTATTCAGCGGGCTTTATCTCATCTGAGCCAGCACGAAGGCGATATTGTGTTGATGACCTCAACCGCGGGCCTTGCCGGATCGACGGGACAGGTCAATTATAGCGCTGCCAAGGCTGGGCTTCTCGGGTTGTTGTGGACGCTTGCCGATGAACTGAAACCCAAACGGATCAGGGTCAATGGCATTGCCCCCGCCGCCGTGACCGACATGACCCGGCCGGTTATTCAACATTTGAAAGAAAAATACGCACAACGCAATGAGCCGTTCCCGGATGCATGGAAGCTCGGAGAAGCTGATGATGTGGCCCGATTCGTTCGTGCGCTTCTGGATCAACAGGACCCTGAACTGACCGGTAAAGTGTTCGGCATTAACGGAAGACAGGTTACACATTGGCAGAAACCACAGCCCTCTGCTCCTGTTACTTCCGGGCCGGAAGATTTTTTCGAGTTATGGAAGCAGCGGAAGGAGCATGAGGAAGATGCTTGTTTTTGA
- a CDS encoding MaoC family dehydratase, with protein sequence MIIEISEADIQHYASVTKDEAAIHLDAAAARKAGFEAPIAHGMYIMGLAQSLYMKEHRSHWIQSFSMRFEKPCVQGSTVYFRYNTWNDDQIQVMVTSDHGKIIAKGSFSVVEGITDI encoded by the coding sequence ATGATAATCGAGATCTCTGAGGCGGACATCCAGCATTATGCCTCTGTCACCAAGGATGAGGCAGCCATTCATCTGGATGCCGCAGCTGCAAGAAAAGCGGGTTTTGAAGCCCCCATAGCACATGGAATGTACATCATGGGGCTAGCGCAGTCTCTATATATGAAAGAACATCGTTCTCATTGGATTCAATCCTTTAGCATGAGGTTTGAAAAACCGTGTGTTCAAGGCTCGACCGTATACTTCCGGTATAACACTTGGAACGATGATCAAATCCAGGTAATGGTCACGTCGGATCACGGAAAAATCATTGCTAAAGGTTCCTTTAGCGTGGTAGAGGGGATAACCGATATATGA
- a CDS encoding MaoC family dehydratase N-terminal domain-containing protein: MNSIRFQIQLTPDSIAQYANSISSPLQRIGGVAVAPSTMPVTFWTMEDAPWLHKETTMIHGTQKFYYHAPLMAGMDLNCELSLLKAEPKNGRQGVLTLYTHSLICYHQGNPIAVAETVLIGIGEMK; the protein is encoded by the coding sequence ATGAATAGCATCCGGTTTCAGATTCAGCTCACACCGGACAGTATTGCGCAGTATGCAAACAGCATCAGTTCACCTTTACAGAGAATAGGGGGAGTTGCCGTTGCTCCTTCAACGATGCCGGTAACATTCTGGACAATGGAGGATGCCCCCTGGCTCCATAAGGAGACAACAATGATTCACGGAACGCAGAAGTTTTATTATCATGCGCCGCTGATGGCCGGTATGGACCTAAATTGTGAGCTATCCTTGCTTAAGGCGGAGCCGAAAAACGGCAGGCAAGGTGTGCTGACCTTATATACCCATTCTCTTATCTGCTATCACCAGGGCAACCCCATAGCTGTAGCAGAAACCGTCCTGATCGGGATAGGTGAAATGAAATGA
- a CDS encoding thiolase family protein has protein sequence MKEAVLVMARRTPIGKVGGQLSTLEPEELLAPLIRLLVAEAQVPLEWIDDVIIGNVVGPGGNIARKSVLEAGLPVTVPGVTIDRQCGSGLEAIIMAARFIQSGAGEIFLAGGVESASRAPWKMFRPDTLIDIPTLYTRAPFTPLAFGDPDMGLAAEYVADKYGISREAQDRYALESHQKAVHAKRTSKYAPELVPLQVNGLWITDDECPRPDTSLEKLLSLRPVFAEHGTVTAGNACPINDGAALVLMMSRDKCEQLNLTPVLRFVDSQAVGVDPRYPGIGPVPAVRKMLSRQHLHIDALDIVEFNEAFASQVLASLRELHLPLDKVNPGGGALALGHPYGASGAILMTRLYSEMLQNPYQRGLATLGIGGGMGLAVLIEAAL, from the coding sequence ATGAAAGAGGCCGTTCTGGTCATGGCTAGACGTACCCCTATCGGAAAAGTCGGGGGACAGTTAAGTACGCTAGAACCGGAAGAACTGCTTGCACCGCTGATTCGCCTCCTGGTTGCTGAAGCACAGGTGCCTTTGGAATGGATCGATGATGTCATCATAGGCAACGTAGTGGGCCCGGGCGGGAATATTGCCCGTAAGTCTGTGCTTGAAGCAGGACTACCCGTTACAGTTCCGGGGGTTACGATCGACCGGCAGTGTGGTTCAGGGCTTGAAGCCATCATCATGGCGGCACGCTTCATTCAGAGTGGTGCGGGAGAGATATTCCTGGCAGGCGGAGTCGAAAGCGCAAGCCGGGCACCTTGGAAAATGTTCAGACCTGACACGCTGATCGACATACCAACGCTATATACACGCGCGCCGTTTACACCCCTTGCTTTTGGAGATCCCGACATGGGGCTTGCCGCAGAGTATGTGGCGGACAAATACGGTATTTCGCGGGAGGCACAAGACCGATATGCGCTTGAGAGCCATCAAAAAGCAGTCCACGCTAAGCGCACCAGCAAGTATGCACCGGAACTTGTACCACTTCAAGTCAACGGACTCTGGATCACAGACGACGAATGTCCGAGACCGGATACGAGCTTGGAGAAGCTACTCAGCCTGCGGCCTGTTTTTGCGGAACATGGCACCGTTACAGCCGGTAATGCTTGTCCCATTAACGATGGCGCCGCTCTGGTGCTCATGATGTCGCGTGACAAATGCGAACAGCTTAATCTAACTCCCGTCCTCCGTTTTGTTGACTCGCAAGCTGTCGGAGTTGATCCCCGTTATCCAGGGATTGGGCCAGTGCCGGCGGTTCGGAAAATGCTGAGCCGTCAGCATCTGCATATAGACGCTTTGGATATCGTTGAATTTAATGAGGCTTTTGCCTCCCAGGTATTAGCCTCGCTGCGTGAGCTTCATCTTCCACTGGATAAGGTCAATCCTGGCGGTGGCGCATTGGCTCTGGGCCATCCCTATGGAGCATCCGGTGCGATCCTTATGACGCGCCTATATTCGGAAATGCTGCAAAACCCCTACCAAAGAGGGCTGGCAACGCTTGGCATCGGCGGTGGAATGGGGCTGGCGGTTCTGATAGAGGCGGCCTTATGA